A section of the Prionailurus bengalensis isolate Pbe53 chromosome C2, Fcat_Pben_1.1_paternal_pri, whole genome shotgun sequence genome encodes:
- the LOC122491208 gene encoding LOW QUALITY PROTEIN: ATP synthase subunit ATP5MJ, mitochondrial-like (The sequence of the model RefSeq protein was modified relative to this genomic sequence to represent the inferred CDS: inserted 2 bases in 1 codon; substituted 1 base at 1 genomic stop codon), with product MLQSLVXKVWIPMRPXVCEEIWVGMGLTGFVVFKIRTADKRSKALKALSHAPALGRH from the exons ATGCTTCAAAGTCTTGTTTAAAAGGTTTGGATTCCCATGAGGCC AGTTTGCGAGGAGATTTGGGTAGGAATGGGGTTGACGggctttgttgtttttaaaatcaggacTGCTGATAAAAGAAGTAAAGCTTTGAAAGCTTTGAGTCATGCACCTGCTCTAGGTCGTCATTAA